The proteins below are encoded in one region of Phaseolus vulgaris cultivar G19833 chromosome 1, P. vulgaris v2.0, whole genome shotgun sequence:
- the LOC137815024 gene encoding uncharacterized protein, with the protein MKYEQIAELLNGIAERFDWDKIMEGDKIIGLKQCKECCEGVSSARSVLKVCLMYWAIIYWGATYGIDMIGMSLFNAIGPAVGGTMFLIEEVCQLIEQTLDIKRSIVEEYSIM; encoded by the exons ATGAAGTATGAGCAAATAGCAGAATTGCTGAATGGAATTGCCGAGAGATTTGATTGGGATAAAATAATGGAAGGTGATAAAATTATTGGACTCAAACAG TGCAAGGAGTGTTGTGAAGGTGTGTCTAGTGCAAGGAGTGTTCTGAAGGTGTGTCTAATGTATTGGGCTATCATATATTGGGGTGCAACTTATGGAATTGATATGATAGGCATGTCTCTATTCAATGCTATTGGCCCTGCTGTAGGTGGTACAAT GTTTCTGATCGAAGAAGTGTGTCAACTAATAGAACAAACTCTGGACATCAAGAGAAGCATAGTTGAAGAATATAGTATAATGTGA